The window TGCGGCTGTTCAACACACGAAACTGAATACCACCTTTGTCAGTGGCCATCGCCATCGCACCGCCAAGGGCGTCGATTTCTTTGACCAGGTGGCTTTTACCGATGCCACCAATAGCCGGGTTACAGCTCATCTGCCCGAGGGTTTCCACGTTGTGGGTCAGCAGAAGGGTTTTGACACCCATACGTGCCGACGCCAGTGCGGCCTCGGTACCGGCATGACCGCCACCGATGACGATCACTTCAAAACGGGAAGGGAAATCCACCACGCACCTCGTGCCTGTTGTAGATGGGAATTTGGGATAGCGGACAAGTATAGGGACTTCACCCCCCTGAAAGGAACCGTCTGCACAAAATTTAACCAGCTGTGGAAAACTCTCAGATATAGAAATTAAAAAGAGAGAAGATTTATAAAACCTTATTTTTAATGCTATTTATACTGAGCACCTTTTCTGTGGATAGATTCACACAGGCCTTATAAATCAATGTGTACAGAGATTCAAAAGTCTGTGGTCATGTGCCCGAGAGGCTTTGGGATAACCGTCATAAGCCTGTGGATTAAATGGGTACTTGTCCACAGAGGGGTTTATGCTCAGCTTTCGGGCCTACTTATCAATAGGGCTAAGGCGTCCTTATCCACAGAGCTTAGGTCGGACTTTTTTGCATTTTGAGGAGAAGATGGCTGAAAAGATTCGCGAGATAGGGGAGCGTCTGAAGATCAGAGGCTGCAAAGGAGGCTATTGTGAGTTCTCGAAACAAAAGCTAATAATAGCCATTATCATTAACTCCCTATTCTTCTATGCCTCCTCACTCCCATACGGCCGCAGTCCAGCGCATCTATGAGCAGCATCATTCCTGGCTACATGGCTGGCTCAAACATCGCCTGTCCAATGCCTGCGATGCAGCCGATGTTGCACATGACACCTTTGTTCGGATTCTCGGCGCTGCCAACGCGACGCAGATTCGCGAGCCTCGCGACTATCTGGCCACTGTTGCCAGAGGGCTAGTCATCGATCGCTATCGGCGCCGCGCAATCGAGCGGGCCTACGAGCAGGCCATGGCTGCGAGGCTGCAGGACACGGTGATCAGCGAAGAAGACAAGGCCCTGATCATCGAAACCCTATGGGCTGTGGATAAGGCGCTGGATGATCTCGGACCTCGCACCAAGGGAATCTTCATGATGTCGCAGGTAGAGGGCCTGACTTATCAACAGATCGCCCAGCAGCTGAAGGTCTCACTGACCACTGTGAAGAAACATATGATCAGAGCCTTCACTGAATGCTCGATGCTTATGGCGCACCGGTCTTGATCTTGCCGCCAGACCGCCAGGTCTTCGAGGCTGCTGCCACCTGGTTTGTACAATTCCAGAGCGAGGCTCCGACTCAGGCGCAACACGCGGCCTGGCGACAATGGATGGAGAGCGATCCCGCTCACCCGGTTGCGTGGCAACAAATGGAACAACTGCAGCAAAGCCTCGGCAGCATGCCGCGGCATTTGACCCTACGCGCGTTGTCCAGGCCGCAGCAACGCAGGCAGGTGCTCAAACTGTTGCTGGCCGTAGCCGGGACTGGATACCTGGGATGGAATGTGCAGCAACATACGGCACTGAAGAATGTATTGGCGGATTACCGAACCCCGGTCGGTCAACGTCAACATGTCGAGTTGGCCGATGGCAGCCAGCTTGAGCTCAATACGGATACGGCCATCGACGTGGTATTCGACAGCCAGCAAAGGCTGGTCCGCTTACGTGACGGAGAAATTCTGATACGTACCGCCAAGCAGCGGGATACACGCCCCTTCTATGTTGAAACGGAACAAGGTCGGATCCAGGCCTTGGGTACTCGCTTCTCGGTCCGCCAGCTGGAAACCATGACGCGCGTCGGCGTACTGGAAGATCAGGTCAGTATTACGCCGTTGACCTCTGGCGCAGAACGGCTGTTGAGCGCGGGCCAAGGCGCTGACTTTGATGCCCGTGGAATCAGCCCCAACCGTAGTTATCCACAAAGCGCCTCGGCATGGGTGGAGGGCCAATTGATCGTGCTCAATGAACCCTTGGGTAATGTCATCCAGGAACTGGCTCGCTACCGTCGGGGCGTCCTGCAGTGTGATGAACAGGCTGCAACGCTGCGGGTATCCGGCGTGTTTCGTCTTGATGCCGCTGAAGCAGTACTGGCCAATCTGCAGGCCACACTGCCCATCCAGGTCAGGTATTTCACTCGGTACTGGATTTCGGTGACGCGTACGGTTTGAACCTCTCGCAAAATAAAAGCATTGAAGGGGTTATCTTTTTTGATTCAGGCACGGCCCCAGAGGTAAACGCGAATTCCACCACCTCAGGGCTCAGAACAACATGCGCTTGCCACCCCTTCCGCTTCCTACCCGCCGTCATTTGTCCCGGCAATGCCTCAGCTACAGCCTGTTGCTGGCCAGCAGTCTGGGTGGTGCGATGTTATCGAACAGTGCGCTGGCCGCAGTAGCGTCACACAGCTACAACATTGCTGCCGGTCCATTGGATAGCGCGTTGAACCAGTTTGCGTCGGCCTCCAACGTGATCCTGTCGTTCTCTCCATCAGAAACCGCGAACCTGCGAAGTGCGGGACTGCAGGGTAGTTACTCCGTTGAGCAAGGGTTCGCCGTGCTTCTTCAGGGCTCAAAACTGCAGGTTGTCGCACAAGCACCAGGCAGCTACATCCTCCAGCCGATTCCGGACAATGGTTCGGTATTGCTCTCACCTACGGCAATCAACAGCACGTTATCCACAGGCTTCGAGCAACCTCTGCCGGACCACGGCTATAAAGCCGGTACCAGTCGCACGGGCACCAAGACCAGTACGCCACTCGCCGAAACCCCGCGTTCGGTCTCGGTGGTGACAGAGCAACGCATGAAAGATCAGAAAACCCAGACGCTGACCGAAGCCCTTGGCTACGTGCCCGGGATTTTTGCCCCACCTTTTGCCGCTGGGGATAACCTTGCAGGCGACCTGTTTTTCATCCGTGGTTTCAACGCTACCGATTATGGCTACGGTTTGCTGCGTGATGGATTGCGGGTTCAGGGCAACCGCTACGACACCACCACCGAACCTTACGGCCTTGAGCGAGTTGAGATATTCCGCGGGCCTTCGTCGATCCTGTATGGCGAAAACGCACCAGGCGGTCTGGTCAACGTGGTCAGCAAGCACCCAACCGCCATTCCCCAAGGGGAGGTTCAGCTCAGTTATGGCTCGAACAATCGTCGACAACTGGGTGTGGATGTCTCCGGGCCGTTGAACGAGAGCGGGAATATTCTGGGTCGTGTGGTGATGCTCGGCCGCAACGCCGATACGCAGACTGATCATGTGCCTGATGATCGGATGTACATCGCGCCATCGCTGACCCTGGATTTCGACGATTACAACAGCCTGACCCTTTTGAGCAGTTACCAGAAGGACCATACCAATATGGAGCTAGGGTTGCCCGCGGCCGGCACCTTGCTGCGCAACCCCAATGGCAAGCTCGACAAAGACGCGATGCTCGGCGTACCTGACTGGAACACCTTCGAGCGTGAGATGTGGAGTCTCGGTTATGAGCTCAGCCACAGCTTCAATGACGACTGGCAGTTCCGTCAGAACTCGCGCTACATGCAGTCACGCATTACCCGGCACGAAACCTGGCCAGGAAACCTGAACAACGCAGGCTTCGGTACGTTGCTGAACGTCACCGCCTACGATCGTTTCAACAAGTCGATGGTGTACTCGCTGGATAACCAGCTGGAAGGCAAATTCGACACCGGCGCCCTGGAAAACACCGTGCTATTTGGCGCCAGCTTTGACCGCACCTCATTCAGCCAGGACTGGAATGCCGGTGCAGCCGGCCGGATTGATATCTTCGACCCGGTTTATCCACAGCGTCCGGTGACGTCCATTGCGGTGCAGAACACTCTGCTGGAGCAACAGATGCAAGGTTTGTATGGGCAGATCCAAAGCAAGTATGACAACTGGATCCTATTGCTCGGTGGCAGGCAGGACTGGGTCGACAGTGATTTTCGCAACAAGCTGGCACCCAACGGGGATATCAGCTCCAGCGACAAGAAATTCACCTACCAGGGCGGGGTGATGTATCAGTTCGATAACGGCCTGACGCCGTATGTCAGCTATTCCACCGCTTTTGTCCCGGTCCAGCAGATCTCCAACGGTGGCGCCCCGCTCGATCCGATTACCAGCAGCCAGTATGAAGTGGGCTTCAAGTACGAGCCTATCGGTTGGAACACGGCCATCACCGCATCCGTCTACGACTTGCGCAAGAAAGACGACACTTACTTCGACTCCACCACGTCGACCTATCGTCAGGTGGGTGAAAGTCGTTCCAAAGGTGTCGAGCTTGAGGTCAACAGTGACATCAGCCAGAACCTCAATGTCACGGCTTCTTATTCTTACACTGATGCCCGGGTGACCAAGGACGCCGCTGGGTCACTGATCGAGGGTCACCAGATCACTGGGGTGCCGCGTAACCAGGCATCGGCGTGGGCCAAGTATCGCTTTCTGGAGGGTTACCTCAATGGCTTCCACGTGGGGGCCGGTATCCGCTACTTCGACAGCGCTTTCGCTTACACGCCGGTGGCGCTCTACGGCAAGCTCGATGCGGGTGATGTGACGCTGGTCGATGCGAACATCGGCTACCAGATCGATAAACACTGGTCCGTGGACGTGAACGCCAAGAACCTGTTCGACAAGGAATACGTTTCGGGTTGCAATGACGCGGGTCGCTGCTACTGGGGTGACAGCCGCACCTTATTGGGGACCGTCAGCTACAACTGGTAAGTCTATGGATAACTTGGTCTTCCCCAGGATGAACATATTTGCGGGAGATTCTAGCGTTGTCCACAAGCTGTAGCACGGCGTGGGACCGGCTTCAGCCGGGAAGGGTATTTCCGACGACCCTTTATCAGTGACCGTCCCGGCCTTCCCGGCTAAAGCCGGTCCCACGACATCGCGCCAACCGTCAAATTGAAACCTGTGAGACGGCATTTTCGTTTCGGCTTCAGCCGAGATGGCTACTTACCAATACAGAAGCTGGAGAAGATCCTGCCCAACAGATCATCGGAACTGAAAGCGCCGGTGATTTCGGCCAGCGATTGCTGAGCCTGACGCAAATCCTCAGCCAGCAATTCCCCTGCTCCTGCCATCGTCAACTGCGCCCGGCCATGTTCAAGGGAAGCACTGGCGTGACGCAGCGCCTCCAGATGACGGCGGCGGGCGCTGAAGCTACTTTCCGATGTCTGTTCATAACCCATGCAGGCCTTCAAGTGATCGCGCAGCAACTCCAGCCCTTGCCCGCCCGTCTTGGCGCTGAGGCTGATAGTGACATGGCCATCTTCGCTGGTTTCCAATTCGATCACATCGCCGCTCAGATCCGCTTTATTGCGAATAAGAGTGACCTTGGCTGGGTCCGGTCTTTGCTCTAGAAACTCTGGCCACAGCGCAAATGGGTCCAGTGCTTCGGGCGCTGTGGCATCGACCACCAGCAATACGCGGTCAGCTTCGCCAATGGCTTTAAGCGCACGCTGCACACCAATTTTTTCGACCTGATCCTCGGTATTTCGCAGGCCCGCGGTATCAACCACATGCAGAGGCATGCCGTCGATGTGGATATGTTCGCGAAGGATGTCACGAGTGGTACCCGCAATCTCGGTCACGATGGCCGCTTCCTTACCTGCCAGCGCATTCAACAGGCTGGACTTGCCCGCGTTGGGCCGACCAGCGATCACCACCGTCATCCCGTCGCGTAACAACGCACCCTGCCCCGCTTCGCGCAGCACTGTGGATAACTCATCCCTGACCGCATCCAACATTTTCAACACATGGCCATCGGCAAGAAAGTCGATTTCTTCTTCCGGGAAGTCGATGGCGGCTTCCACGTAGATACGCAGACTGATCAATTTCTCGGTCAAGTTATCCACACGACGAGAAAAAGCACCCTGTAGCGAGCGCAGTGCATTGCGTGCAGCCTGTGCAGAACTCGCCTCGATAAGGTCCGCAATGGCCTCGGCCTGAGCCAGGTCCAGCTTGTCATTGAGGAAAGCGCGCTCGCTGAATTCACCAGGTCTGGCGAGTCGGCTGCCTAATTCAAGGCATCGCTGCAGCAACATATCCAACACCACCGGACCACCGTGGCCCTGCAATTCCAGGACATCTTCACCGGTAAATGAGTTGGGCCCTGGAAAATACAGTGCAATGCCTTCATCAATCACTTGCCCGGCGCCATCCTCGAACGGCCCATAGTGGGCGAATCGCGGTTTCAGTTCGCGGCCGGTAAAGGCCAGGGCGGCCTTGGCGGCCAATGGCCCGGAAATACGCACGATGCCTACACCACCACGTCCTTGAGCCGTGGCGATGGCAGCGATGGTTTCACGTGGGACATTCATGGTCCGGCTCCAGAGCAAATGACAGATAGCAAAACGCCCCACGAGGGGGCGCCTTGTAAAACTTATTCACAGGTTAGATCAAGCTTCGGCTTTTTTGGTCGCCGCTTCGATCTTGCGAGTGATGTACGCCTGTTGAGTGATCGACAGGGTGTTGTTCACAACCCAGTACAGAACCAGACCAGCAGGGAACCACAGGAAGAAGAACGTGAAGATGATTGGCATCATTTTCATGACCTTGGCCTGCATCGGATCCGGTGGAGTCGGGTTCAGACGCTGCTGGATGAACATGGTCGCGCCCATGATGATCGGCAGGATGAAGAACGGATCCTTGATCGACAGGTCGGTAATCCAAAGCAACCACGGAGCCTGACGCATCTCGACACTTTCAAGCAGTACCCAGTACAGGGACAGGAATACCGGCATCTGTACGAGAATCGGCAAGCAACCACCCAGCGGGTTGATCTTTTCCTTCTTGTACAGCTCCATCATCGCTTGCGACATTTTCTGACGATCGTCGCCATGCTGTTCTTTCAGAGCAGCAAGTTTCGGAGCGACTGCGCGCATGCGAGCCATGGATTTGTAGCTTGCGGCCGACAATGGGAAGAACAGACCCTTGATCAGCATGGTCAGGAAGATGATCGACCAGCCCCAGTTACCCACAATCGCGTGGATGTGTTGCAGCAACCAGAAGATAGGTTGAGCAATGAACCACAGGATGCCGTAGTCGACGGTCAATTCCAGACCTGGGGACAACTCTTTGAGTACTGCCTGGCTTTTCGGACCGGCGTACAACGTGGCGCTGACTTCGGTCTTGGCACCCGGTGCAACCGTTACGGCAGGACCGGTGAAGCCGATGATGTAATTACCCTGGCTGTCTTTGCGGGTCTGAACCGCATTGGCGTTGTCCTTGCTCGGAATCCACGCCGTTACAAAATAGTGCTGCAACCATGCAACCCAGCCGCCCTGAACAGTTTCTTTCAGTTGGCCTTTGTCGATGTCTTTCATCGAGACTTTTTTGTACGGTTCGGCCGCTGTCCACAGCGCAGCGCCCAGATAGGTCGCGGTGCCGGTGGCAGTTGTCGAGGATGGATCATCGCTGCCATCGCGTTTCAGCTGGGCGAACAGGTTACCCGACCAGGGCTGAGCGCTCTGGTTGTCAATCTCGTAGCTGACAACCAGGTCATACAAGCCGCGCTTGAAGGTAAAGCGCTTGATGTAGTTAACGCCGTTCTCGCTGAATTTCAGGTCAACGACCAGTTTTTCCTGACCATCGGCCAGTTGATAACTCTTCTGCGCGCTCGAATAAACCGGGCGACCTGCCGAACGAGCATCTGGACCATTGGCGCCTGTCAGACCACTTTGGGCCAGAAAGGTACGTTCGCCGCCGTTATCAAACAGCTGAAATGGAACATCAGGATGGTCCTGACGACGTGGATACAGTGGCAATCTCAACTGAACGACGTCACCACCAACTGGATCGATCTCCAGGTTCAGCACGTCAGTTTTGACCTGGATAAGGTCTTTACTGGCGGCTACCGGAGTTTCCAGTGGAGCAGTGACCTGGCCGGTGGCACTCGGAACGTCGGCACTTGCCGAAGTATTAGTACCGGTGGAGGTGTCAGGAATACTCGGTGTAGGGGTGCTGGCAGCAACATTCTGAGTCGGCAGGGCGGCCTGGCCGTAGTCTTGGTTCCATTTCAGAACCCCGACATAGGTCACGATTGCCAGGGCGACGATCAGGATCGTGCGTTTAATATCCATGATTACTCGGCCATCGAAGAAGAACGGGAGGTAGGGATAGATGGAACCGGGTCATAACCACCGGGATTCCACGGATGACAGCGACCTAATCGACGAAAGGTCAGCCAGCCACCGCGTAGAAGGCCATGATTTTCAATGGCTTCATACGCGTAGCAGGAGCAACTGGGGTAGAAACGACAGTGGCTGGCCATCAGCGGGCTAATGGCATAGCGATAGAACTGGATCGGTACGAGCGCCAGTTTACGCATCGGTACTATCTACCCCTACAGTTTCGGCGTTTGCTTCTGGAACCGGCCGACTGCGTGCCAGACGTTTCCATAGCTTGCCGAAATGCTGAATCAATTCGGGGTTTTCTACGTCACCCAAACCTTTACGCGCGACAATCACGATATCCCAACCGACCAAATTATCTTGGTGTTGGCGAAATGATTCGCGCATCAGGCGTTTCAAGCGGTTGCGCTCGACGGAGAGCTTTACGCTCTTTTTACCGATAACCAGCCCCAGACGGGGATGATCAAGGTCGTTGTTGCGCGCAAGGAGCAGGAGATTTTTCCCCGGAACCTTGCCGGTAGGGGAGTCAAAGACTGCCTTGAAATGCCGGGGAGTAAGCAAACGCTTTTCCCGACTGAAGTCCTGACTCACCTCCAGTGCCGGATTATCAAACTGCCAGACGCGCACGACCTTTGGCGCGACGACGCGACAGGACGGCACGGCCGTTCTTGGTGGCCATGCGAGCACGGAAGCCGTGAGTGCGAGCGCGTTTGATAGTGCTTGGTTGGAAAGTACGTTTCATGGCGTGTTACCTGGTTCGTCCACAACGGGCCGGAATGGCCCCCGTTTTAAGAGACCGGGGATTCTAGAGAAAGCAAGCCTCTAGGTCAATTTCCAACCAGCGTTTCCTTCATTTACTTGTTCGCGACCTTTCTTGGCCGGCCGGGGACTCCTTCCCTGATCGCGAGCCGGCGTAGATATAGAAATAAAGAAGGAAAGTATTTAAAGCTTCTTTATAGAGCTTATTAAAGTAAGGCACGGCATCTTCTGTGGATAACCTATCCAAGCCCTTTAAATACGTGATGTACAGAGAATGACAACACTGTCGAGAAACGGTGCTCTGCCTGTGCTGCGCTGTCGGAAAACCTGTGCGTGGAATGGCATTTTATCCACAGGCAGGTTATGCACAGATTTTGAGGCCCACTTATGCAACGACCTGAGGCGTGCTTATCCACAGGGCTTATGCACAAGCCGTTTGTCGCTTTGTTTGCCTATAAAGCGATGATTTATCCCGCTTTGTTCTCAACCTACATGTGGATAAGTAAGGCTTCGGCCGGTACAATGGCGGCTGTTTTTGCCTCACCGGCGTTTAACCTAGGGGATGTCCGTGTCATTGGAACTTTGGCAGCAGTGCGTAGAGCTTTTGCGCGAAGAGCTGCCTGCCCAGCAATTCAACACCTGGATCCGTCCGCTACAGGTTGAAGCCGAAGGCGACGAGTTGCGTGTCTACGCACCGAACCGTTTTGTTCTTGATTGGGTCAACGAAAAATACCTGAGC of the Paucimonas lemoignei genome contains:
- the rnpA gene encoding ribonuclease P protein componentRnpA, translating into MPSCRVVAPKVVRVWQFDNPALEVSQDFSREKRLLTPRHFKAVFDSPTGKVPGKNLLLLARNNDLDHPRLGLVIGKKSVKLSVERNRLKRLMRESFRQHQDNLVGWDIVIVARKGLGDVENPELIQHFGKLWKRLARSRPVPEANAETVGVDSTDA
- the fecI_10 gene encoding putative iron-related RNA polymerase sigma factor, whose protein sequence is MPPHSHTAAVQRIYEQHHSWLHGWLKHRLSNACDAADVAHDTFVRILGAANATQIREPRDYLATVARGLVIDRYRRRAIERAYEQAMAARLQDTVISEEDKALIIETLWAVDKALDDLGPRTKGIFMMSQVEGLTYQQIAQQLKVSLTTVKKHMIRAFTECSMLMAHRS
- the yidC/oxaA gene encoding inner-membrane protein insertion factor YidC/OxaA encodes the protein MDIKRTILIVALAIVTYVGVLKWNQDYGQAALPTQNVAASTPTPSIPDTSTGTNTSASADVPSATGQVTAPLETPVAASKDLIQVKTDVLNLEIDPVGGDVVQLRLPLYPRRQDHPDVPFQLFDNGGERTFLAQSGLTGANGPDARSAGRPVYSSAQKSYQLADGQEKLVVDLKFSENGVNYIKRFTFKRGLYDLVVSYEIDNQSAQPWSGNLFAQLKRDGSDDPSSTTATGTATYLGAALWTAAEPYKKVSMKDIDKGQLKETVQGGWVAWLQHYFVTAWIPSKDNANAVQTRKDSQGNYIIGFTGPAVTVAPGAKTEVSATLYAGPKSQAVLKELSPGLELTVDYGILWFIAQPIFWLLQHIHAIVGNWGWSIIFLTMLIKGLFFPLSAASYKSMARMRAVAPKLAALKEQHGDDRQKMSQAMMELYKKEKINPLGGCLPILVQMPVFLSLYWVLLESVEMRQAPWLLWITDLSIKDPFFILPIIMGATMFIQQRLNPTPPDPMQAKVMKMMPIIFTFFFLWFPAGLVLYWVVNNTLSITQQAYITRKIEAATKKAEA
- the trmE gene encoding tRNA modification GTPase TrmE, whose translation is MNVPRETIAAIATAQGRGGVGIVRISGPLAAKAALAFTGRELKPRFAHYGPFEDGAGQVIDEGIALYFPGPNSFTGEDVLELQGHGGPVVLDMLLQRCLELGSRLARPGEFSERAFLNDKLDLAQAEAIADLIEASSAQAARNALRSLQGAFSRRVDNLTEKLISLRIYVEAAIDFPEEEIDFLADGHVLKMLDAVRDELSTVLREAGQGALLRDGMTVVIAGRPNAGKSSLLNALAGKEAAIVTEIAGTTRDILREHIHIDGMPLHVVDTAGLRNTEDQVEKIGVQRALKAIGEADRVLLVVDATAPEALDPFALWPEFLEQRPDPAKVTLIRNKADLSGDVIELETSEDGHVTISLSAKTGGQGLELLRDHLKACMGYEQTSESSFSARRRHLEALRHASASLEHGRAQLTMAGAGELLAEDLRQAQQSLAEITGAFSSDDLLGRIFSSFCIGK
- the rpmH gene encoding 50S ribosomal protein L34, with protein sequence MKRTFQPSTIKRARTHGFRARMATKNGRAVLSRRRAKGRARLAV
- the fhuA_10 gene encoding putative ferric siderophore receptor, with amino-acid sequence MRLPPLPLPTRRHLSRQCLSYSLLLASSLGGAMLSNSALAAVASHSYNIAAGPLDSALNQFASASNVILSFSPSETANLRSAGLQGSYSVEQGFAVLLQGSKLQVVAQAPGSYILQPIPDNGSVLLSPTAINSTLSTGFEQPLPDHGYKAGTSRTGTKTSTPLAETPRSVSVVTEQRMKDQKTQTLTEALGYVPGIFAPPFAAGDNLAGDLFFIRGFNATDYGYGLLRDGLRVQGNRYDTTTEPYGLERVEIFRGPSSILYGENAPGGLVNVVSKHPTAIPQGEVQLSYGSNNRRQLGVDVSGPLNESGNILGRVVMLGRNADTQTDHVPDDRMYIAPSLTLDFDDYNSLTLLSSYQKDHTNMELGLPAAGTLLRNPNGKLDKDAMLGVPDWNTFEREMWSLGYELSHSFNDDWQFRQNSRYMQSRITRHETWPGNLNNAGFGTLLNVTAYDRFNKSMVYSLDNQLEGKFDTGALENTVLFGASFDRTSFSQDWNAGAAGRIDIFDPVYPQRPVTSIAVQNTLLEQQMQGLYGQIQSKYDNWILLLGGRQDWVDSDFRNKLAPNGDISSSDKKFTYQGGVMYQFDNGLTPYVSYSTAFVPVQQISNGGAPLDPITSSQYEVGFKYEPIGWNTAITASVYDLRKKDDTYFDSTTSTYRQVGESRSKGVELEVNSDISQNLNVTASYSYTDARVTKDAAGSLIEGHQITGVPRNQASAWAKYRFLEGYLNGFHVGAGIRYFDSAFAYTPVALYGKLDAGDVTLVDANIGYQIDKHWSVDVNAKNLFDKEYVSGCNDAGRCYWGDSRTLLGTVSYNW
- the fecR gene encoding putative iron transporter-like protein — translated: MLDAYGAPVLILPPDRQVFEAAATWFVQFQSEAPTQAQHAAWRQWMESDPAHPVAWQQMEQLQQSLGSMPRHLTLRALSRPQQRRQVLKLLLAVAGTGYLGWNVQQHTALKNVLADYRTPVGQRQHVELADGSQLELNTDTAIDVVFDSQQRLVRLRDGEILIRTAKQRDTRPFYVETEQGRIQALGTRFSVRQLETMTRVGVLEDQVSITPLTSGAERLLSAGQGADFDARGISPNRSYPQSASAWVEGQLIVLNEPLGNVIQELARYRRGVLQCDEQAATLRVSGVFRLDAAEAVLANLQATLPIQVRYFTRYWISVTRTV